Below is a genomic region from Eupeodes corollae chromosome 1, idEupCoro1.1, whole genome shotgun sequence.
tagcatagactcggaccactacctctttGTAGCCacggtagcacttcggatttccagacccaaggcaaaacagggaggtgctgggagaaggtacaacgtcgaacggctacaatcgaagttctctgccaccaacacaatgtatcgaaaaccagtggcaacattgccaagatgcaatcacaGAAGCCGCCtagatgtgctgggtttcaagcagccaccaacaaggaacccctggtttgatgaggaatgtcggcaggcaaatgcagctaaacaacaggcacgcaagtGACGCTGCATAAagggacgagagctgctcacgagctctatgagcagaagaggcgagaggaacaggcatgaagttcgaaagttttaagagcagttgaaacgaaattcacaggttcataaacctagaaccgaaggctgcaaagacgaaagaggaaacatcatagtggaaccgcagtcaatgctgcattttatctttcaaaagtcggtcccattactagcatatgctgataacattgacataatcggaagaactcagcgtgatgtcaatggggcttttgtgagtattgaggcagaggcgacaaaaatgggtttaacggttaatgagggcaaaacaaagtacatgctgtcatcagaAAAGGGCATACAACACcaatgtcttggtcaaaacgtcgccatcgacagacgtaacttttaggtagtcaaggatttccacacctaggctccactgtaaacgcagaaaaaaacaccagcgctgggatcaaacgcagaacaactcttgctaaccgcagTTTacttgggctaagaaagcaattgagtggtaaactcctccctcgagggaccaaagtgttgctatacaAGACCCTTATCATGCCCGTCCTgaaaaagcaccttgggtcggttcgagagaaaagttcttcgtgtaatctacggtcccgtatgcattgaaggAGAGTGAGAAGAacatggaacgacgagctgtacagtgacgtagacttagccagaagggtaaaagcccaacgactaaaatggctgggtccagtagagcgcatggaaaccaatgtttggaaagtcttcgaatccacacccacagggcagagcagtagaggaagaccgcggatcaggtggcgcgcaaagtgacctcacccaacttggaacgTGAAACTGGAGATAaccagctagggaccgagctagatggagaagttttttgggtgaggccctagttcacacaggactgtagcgccaccttaagtggGCCGGTTATAGCTTTCAGTAAAATCTATCAGAAAAATGTtcgtttttgaacatgttacagatttatttgtagcaaaagattgatgcaataagatgaatcctatattcaaatatttttttcaaaaagaaacaatttatttaaggttttatttagtttattaatctattttaatttttttaataatgaaatttcatttaactgaaCAGCTAACTGTCAAAAGCCACAAAAATTCGatttcgttttactgttggtattccaatttttttactgtttcgaacatatcattaaaaattttactgatgaaagcaacagtaaacaaattgtctgaggcgcgaagctcgatgttatgtttggaagaaaacaacatttaatgacgtaaatttactgattgctataaacgctcatcagtaaaacatttcatattcctcctgtttcaaattttactgatagccACACAACCGAtcgttatcaaatcaaaatcataaCTCAAACCTTATTTCGCATTCTTAATTCTAGCAGCttaacatattaaaataataaaaacgtcAATATTGCTGACTCAAGGGTGCAGCGAAAACATAAGAATTTATTATAATGCTGAAGCAATTCGATAAACACaagcaaaacgaaaataataaattgttgatCTGATAATTTTTGGGCGACTTATCGTTTGATTTTGGAAGTGGGTCACTCGCCtgtaaacaaagaaataagaatGGAAAAAACCAATcacaaatcctttaaaaaaaaacctttaatgtTGAGATCAACTGGTAACTTTATTCAACATATGTAGAAAAAACAGAGGCCCTAACAATccgatttaatttaaagttgtaTACTATTGGATTTTTGCTTCGACATGTTCTTCCGATCTTACCGTAATCCTGTCCTCTAATAGCAAACGAAAAAAGAAGGTTCGTGAGCCTGAGCATTTGCGATGTCATATCCTTCGAATATAGCTTTGATCTCTATGAACCTCCCTAGGGTGCTGAATAGCGTACTTAAGCTGTTaatgtttgaattaaaagtCTCTAAAGACAAACAAATTCTTTCGTGCAgcttattaatttaaatcgaTTCATCTCAATCTTATAACAATAATATCTCTTTAAGACCTCGTTTGCAACAGAAAgcaatttaaatgttaataaattaaatcgtcgttttttttctgaatgcaCCCTATTTAAATACGTTAAGTACTTTTCACAACCTTAAGTGTTGTGGTCACCGCCGTCCGCCGACACCGACACATTGTTGATATCTTAAATTCTATTGTAAAATCTCTTTATCAATTGATATATGTACGTTTTTATGTAAGAAGGGAATTAGGTTGACTTAATCTGAAGTTGGAAATGTCAAGTTGAGAACTTTATCTAATGCCTGCTATTGAAACTTTAGCGATAACACCTAAAGAAATAATGCTATATAATGCAACACCTACTCTTAAGCAGCAATTAGTTAACGTACATTTTTAAAGTGTAGCTAATAGACAATGCTTCGCCAAGCAATCGTTTGTACGCTTTTAGGCCTTACAGTGGCCGGTGTAATTGAACCTCGGTATAATCCTAATGATTTTGGTGGACGTATCGTTGGAGGTGAACCAACAACAATCGAAAAGTTCCCATACCAAGTATCTCTCCAAAAAGGAGGTAGCCATTTTTGTGGCGGAAGCTTGTACTCTCCGGATATTATAATAACTGCAGCTCATTGCCTACAATCTTACAAACCAAGCGAAATTAAAGTGAGATTGGGATCTGCCAACTACAAGTCTGGAGGTGAATTGGTATCCGTGAAAAGATTCAAATACCATGAGGGTTACAATAGCAGTATCATGATTAACGATGTGGCTGTCATCAAGCTAAGCACACCAGTAAGATACACAACAAAAATTCAGCCTATCAAACTTGCTGAATCGAACCCTAAGACGGGAACTCCTGCCGTCGTAAGTGGCTGGGGAACTGAAAAATTCCTTGTTGGATCCATTCAAAAAATACTCCAACAAGTGGAAGTGAACATTGTGTCGATGAGTGACTGTTCTTCACAGAAATACAAATATGGTAGCCAAGTTCGGGAAACAATGGTGTGTGCTGCTGTTGAAGGAGGTGGCAAAGATGCTTGTCAAGGAGATTCTGGTGGTCCTTTGGCAGCCGACGGTAAACTTGTTGGAGTTGTATCTTGGGGTAATATGTGCGCTCGCAAAGATTATCCTGGGGTATACTCTTCAGTAGCCGATTTACGTTCATGGATAGTAAAAAATGCTGTGGAGTTGTAAAAGAATATAATGTAAATTAACTGATCATAGTTTTGGTGgttttattttctcttctttttttttaatcgacaGATTAAAGTAAAGACCGAtagataaacaatttaacaaatttaacacCGTTTTTAACAATTCGACTGTCAAAGAGTCAAAGATTGCTTCTTCAAAAGTCCCATAGCAAGGCAAttaaaatagctacaatttatcttctttgaagacttgtagcaactatataattcacagtagctctatgtagctcggattatatggaatctcgatttattcgagaaaatatgtgtcaagacaaggtgtaatggtcatcttttgatgagcccaaccattacattggggcgaaacgcatatatgaacacctatgctggtttatctttatatttatattcatttttatgaatttaaatcatatttattaaaataaacggtgttcaggaaaaaaaaaacaattcgactgtcgTCGCCCTAATATTGGGTTGCCGTAAGCGCCATTTTAATGTTTCTGGGAAATCGCATATGAAGTTTTCACAGCCTATTGCTCGAAAACCAACCGCTgggattttttcattttttgtcaaGATATTCATACAGATATCTTCATTCAGAAAATGTAAAGAATTATTCTACAATGcctttagttttcaaaatatttaaaatttattacaaaatgagTTTGCCGTATACGCCactgaaatcaatattttcttttactcATACACGTACGTCAAAAATTGTGCACTTACGGCAttccaataataaattattaaaaatgtatttattgaaaatcatgaaacataacaaaaaatatatttatttagtaattcataaagtaaaaaactacattgtttttaactatttatttgtttgtatacagCAAAATTACAGTTATTGTTTTGCACACAGTCTTGCGTTACTAAAATATGACAAAATATGTACTTCTTGTCCTCTGATGATATAAAAGTATACACACTTTTtatatcattaattttttcctttgatatagggcgcattcacaaaggaagtagctacgtagtcaaaattcaactagctttgtgaatgcaaaactacactacaaagctagtcaatctggaactgtcatattgttgacaaatgcaaacatataaaataagaaacatttttgatttgataactttaacttatcttttgtgtttttaaattcaataaaatcaaatttaagtcacaatttgaatgatttatatttgtatttaaatactaaacgatttattttattttgaattcgtgcgtttttaccgagcagctgattgtgaaacgtcaaaatcattctccactaactttgtagccgaaatttttacactacgtcggaggggaaatttcaactacttttgtagttagatttagccaatcagaatcccttgactacgtagccactagctttgtgaatgcgcccataGTTTTTGTTCTCTGAAtggtattaaaattttgattatataAGTTCTTCGGTGTTCCTAGAGTAGTTTTAGtaggttttttaattaatgaaatcGATTTATAATGTACATCTCTAGCATTTGTTCTAAAAGATTGTTGAAACAATTGAGGATCCTCatacttaataaattttattttagaaaaaggcATAGTTGCAAAATTTAAGAGACTTGCTTTGGCAGAGTACGCTTTGAAATATGATGGTTGCATCTGAATTAATTTCAGGTTTACCTTTTCGTAGCGTATGTTCTTAAGTTGCCTGAGAAGTGCTAATGGACTACTCGTATGTATCTCAATGTCAGAGTCAACTTCCTGTATGAGTGAGTGTCCCTGCAcagaaaatgtttgtaatatCATTTTCAGTTTAGGTGACTTGTGAAGAAACGTATTTAAAGCTGTTGACattatcttgtttttattttgtgggaCACAAGAATCACTtcataatgtcaaaatttccacaTGAGGATGATCTGCCAAGACGTTCTGTAATATTTTAATCAGAGCTCAGAGCACTGGCTATATCGTCACCAGAGCGACCACTATGTACTTCACTCCAAATAGCGCAGTAAGTCAGTaagttacttttgtttttttgtaggcGGGGCAAACTGTTGCcgttaaattaaaaacacttaGTTTTCGTTTGTAATAAAATGAGGAAGAGTGTCCTTTGGGAAGAGAAAACACGCTCTGAAGgtcaaaacaaattatcaacTTTTTTGGTTCCAAGTTGTTTCTGTCTAAATCTCTTTCGGtcttcataaatattttgtcatCTTTATGCTCATTAAACTCTGCAATTTCATTACGTGTAGGATTTTCTTTAGCTTTAAAAGCCAAACACCGATCGCATTGGTCTTTTTTTGGCTTGTAAAAAGACAAGTTAAATGCATTGTTGAACTCCTTGTGGTATATGCAATCTTTGACAGGGTCATTCGTAGACTCCTTATACAAGGAGTACATCTTTGTGATATTTAAATGAGACTCCAAATATTTTCTATCTGAGCTCTCCCTACAATAATAGGAATCTACTGTTTTTTGATGGCGGGCGTTGCAGGACAGTAAGACGTACGtcaaaacaattcttaaaaacaaatctacttAAATTGTATGGAAAATTTGACGTAAATGCCAGATTTTGGCGCTTACGTCCAAACAATACGTGAACTTTTTGAATTGGGTGGATATACGGTAAAACCATTCTGTATATCTTTGTAATGGAAAGAGATAGAGCAAAGCGGATACAAGATTTGAAAAGAGCTACCCCGAAAACATAGAACTGCATACCAAACTCAAAAAGTGAATTTTGGCGTTTACGGCAACCCAATATTAGGGCGACGTGTTAACAATCAAAGATTTcttatttatgttaattttgaagATAAGTTAGAAAACTGTTGCATTAGTGGGATGGATGGAGTTAAAATTGGTGGTTACACGAGTAAGTGTGTTAAGTTCAAGTTAGGGTTGCATGTTGAGTAGGGGGTTTTCTCTGTCTAAGTCGGAGACGGGCGAATGAGATTTGGTacgtatagaaatctggaagtttctgtcgaattgtagttgggggatggtgtagtctgtgtgctttggaattgattctaagtaccttagaattacggagtggccaatgttgttgtaagtccactgcgatgaagcattgaggcgaatagcagagcttgcagctatttgtttactaaatatgtcaagaggtgtaaagtagagcaaggtgtccagtgccgcagacgaggtcgtgcgaagcgatccgcttatacataagcaggctgaacgttggactttatttaacttatccctgtttatacctttctctaaagcagtccaccatactgccacaccgtacgttaaaatcgatctgattaccgatgtgtatagccaatgcgtgattctgggttgtaaaccccatttattaccaatagcttttttgcaagaaaagagagctacagtagcttttttgactctttcctgtacgttgcgtttccaatttagttttttgtctaagacaagacctaggaatttagcctcgtctgagaattttaattggattcctttaatgtaaggagggttgacaaatggaattttgtatctcctcgaaaataagaccagatcggttttgtgtaggttaacacccagtccacaccgatcagcccaaagtattagtctgtccaaggctttttgtaagagttcttttaggatattaagatgctttcctgaaactgctatagcaacgtcgtccgcataggctatcactctgaaaccctccgcatccagactagttaggatttcattcaccactaggttccagaggagaggggatagaacaccaccttgcggtgtccctctactaacgaatcgtctactagaagagttgcccagttttgagttaattattctgaaAACAGAATTGGATATATGCACCAGATCCATTGGACTATCGAAGATCTACAGATTATACGTTGAAAGTCGCACTCCAAAGTGTCACATAAATGTGAAAACGGTTGGCAAGCTATGTTATATAGAGCGGTAGAGAGGGTTTggtaaattgtttaacaaaaacttttcaacgTGCCTCGTAAGTTTCTTATAGGAGTTTTAAAACACTTTAGAGAATGTTACCGAAAacagtgtcaaaaatatcaaaagaaacaGAGCGTGCCACTCCAGTTTGATGGCCACAACTTTTAAGGGCTTTCATTAAAGCTAAGGAAATAAGTCTtgtaactaattttatttaaagtaatttttacaGATACTAACTTACACAGTGGTCTCTGAAATTTCTCACCTTAAGCTGGgacttgaatttttgttaaatatatttcctaaataatttcaatatcatattttacttgtacatttttgtttgtagaaaTCGTTACACACCCCCGATGCTACTATCTATgcgtggcacttgcatccaggaaactaaacAACTGttagtactcggtatgtgtatcacagatcaccttctatggaatgatcatatatttgatattgccaaaaatgctgaaaggtgcttaggatttttccgacggtgcaagaaatgtttcaccccttttgatctggctgtaatttacaaagccttcatccgtccatggctttaatataatttgcatatctgggcaggtgcccctaaaacaattttaaatctcttggatagaatataaaaatgcgatagaactataatcgaaacatttacaccGCCGCAATGTCTCATGCCCTTCGTTGTTTTatctatatttttacaaacaatgttgtGTTGAATTAGCCAATTTCAATCTCAATTTCGGACTCtctgtactgtcaagtatagagattctttcttaaatcgcacatcgagaatgtggaatgcttggCCAACtatgtttttccctcccatcggtatctcctcttaaatccttccctattttcctaatgctcccACTGTGTTaaaatataaagggtactaataaccccttgctTATAAAATCTTAACATATATAAGTATTGTCCTTCACTGTATGTATGaattttatcgattttttttttaacttctttcctttttttttagcttACTCTCCAGTATCTGCTTTTATCCCATAGGCATTATCTTATTAAAACAGAGAGAAAAATAATGCCAACCATACTTGCGAAGGTAGCAAtcctatatttttgttttcagcaaaaaataatctttcattTGAAACAGATTATAGCCTTACACCTCATGAGCTAAACACTGTTCTAAAAATTGCACCACAAAGGATCCAATTCGACCGGAATTGACCTGAGACGCCATATTTACTTTTCTACTTTTGCCATTTAGAGATCTACATATAAATTGAATGACATTAAAATCTATAACCTTAAAAGCTAagtgttaaaataaaagaacacttgaaatattttggtaatataattaaatttttatttaggtatgtatgtatatactttaAACAAAGTCGCTAGCGGGACAACAGTAAGACTAACGTGCCAATTGAATAATAAGAGCAGCacacatttcgaaaaattcCATAGTGTGGTGTCCTGTTGGTTGTTGTGGCATAATACCACTGTTCATTATTGGTGGTGGAGTAAGGCTTTCCATAATGACATCATCACCCTGTTCTACTTCATCATTAGTGAGTGACTTAAAATCGAGCAAATAACTCTTAGCATCGACTTGATATAGCTGTAAAGACATCTTGGAGAATTTCCCATTGAGATGATTTTGCCGCCGGACACGTACATGATATGGATTTATAATTTTCCATTCATAATCCAATGCCTTCATTGCTCTATACACTTCAAGCATAATATCGTTTGGTTTACTTTGCGAACGAATACCTAAATGCCATTTTGCTCGTTTGATTGGCGTTCCTTTCGGTCTATCAGAAAAGGTCGAATTTAAAGCTGACATTGCAAATTGACGGTCTCTTAGAGGAGCGATTCGCTCTGGGTGAGGCCTAAAGCTGGAATTCACTCCTGCTCCTGCGGTACCAGAATTAAGAGCACTGGCCGCATCGTGTGACCTTTCATTTGGTGAGTGGACAACGGGCGGAGGGCTTCCGGCCACAAAGAAATTAGTAATTTCTGCTTTAGCTTGTTCATCAGCAAAGCGCTTATTGTCTATAATCAAATGATAAGCTATGGCTAACTGATCGTGTGGATCTCCACTCAACAGGGCGTTGTGAACTTCGGTCTCCTTCACCCCAAATTTTCCACAAACCTCCGAAACAGCATAGGTATCGATTACATTGCTATCCTGTTCAATTGAAGATGGAAAGAGGTATGATGGAAGATCTTTTTGAAACCAATCGTGtttctttatttcttcaatattaGCTCTTTTAAGAGGATCGACTTGCAGCATCTGACACACCAGGTTAACAACCTGTTTGTTTAAATACTCGGGAATAGGAAAAATACCGGATTTTATTTTCCTAAATAGTGTTGGCACATGCTCATCATCGAAAGGAAGAGTGCCGCATAACAAAGCGTACAGAATCACTCCACATGACCATATGTCTACCTCGGGTCCAGCATACAGTTTTCCAGAAATAACCTCAGGTGCAGCATAGTTAGGAGAACCACATGAGGTGCGCAAAAACTCTCCATCCAACATCATATTCGAAAGGCCAAAATCAGCGATCTTTACATGCATATTGTGATCAAGCAGCAGGTTTTCTGGCTTCAAGTCCCGATGGACTATCATATGCCGATGGCAATAGTCAACTCCtgatataatttgttgaaagaaACGTCGGGCTTCATGTTCTTGCAGCTTGCCATTTTTTACTATATAATCGAAAAGCTCTCCACCACTTACATATTCCATTATCATAAAGATATCACTTGGTGTGGAGATGACCTTTATTACACGTAAATAAACTTTAGATATACGCCAATATATATATCATAAATTTGCTCACCTGATATAACTTTATTATATGAGGATGCCtgaacaattttaagttttgtatttcccTTCTGATTTTCCCGACAACATCGAGACTCTTGATCTTTTGtctatttaaaatcttaattgcAACTTTGTGCTTCGTTAGCTGATGTTCACCGATTTTAACTTTTCCAAATGTTCCAGTTCCTAAAGTTGCTCCCAAAGAATAGTGTCCAATTTTAACAAGTGGCTGAGGACCACTGGTCGAGGAAGCGCTGACCGAAGCCGAAGCATCGACTCCTCTGGCGGAATGTGAcatgttgattttaatttgtattttcttatccCGAACTTAGATGCAAGTTTGAGACTtcaataatgtaaatattttgcaattcgCAATTAAAGTTCGTTTCGTGCTTGAcgaataattgtttttcttttctttgtattATCTCTATACGTAATGTTTTGGTTTTCGTTTCAGATCTACTTAATTATAAAGACATTCCACATTTGTTGTCATCGTAGATTGCCTATAATTTATTATGACACTACTGTGGTGAATAAAATGAGATAAAATATAACCTAAGGGTGGGCAGGGTAACCATCGTATATCTTTTAAAgatgaatgtttattttttcttcgatctacttttgaagtatttttttgtaacattttacCAActacgtttatttttttatgataattatttcaaattaattaaaataattctgtacatctatttttaaaaaggtgatACTTTATAGGAAATGTTTTTAAGAGTTTTGTGAATTGCAAatattaaggaaaaaaattaaagacgaTTATTCTTTGAAcgctaaaatattttcaattgaaaaattccgATAGGCTGGGCA
It encodes:
- the LOC129953784 gene encoding 5'-AMP-activated protein kinase catalytic subunit alpha-2, whose translation is MSHSARGVDASASVSASSTSGPQPLVKIGHYSLGATLGTGTFGKVKIGEHQLTKHKVAIKILNRQKIKSLDVVGKIRREIQNLKLFRHPHIIKLYQVISTPSDIFMIMEYVSGGELFDYIVKNGKLQEHEARRFFQQIISGVDYCHRHMIVHRDLKPENLLLDHNMHVKIADFGLSNMMLDGEFLRTSCGSPNYAAPEVISGKLYAGPEVDIWSCGVILYALLCGTLPFDDEHVPTLFRKIKSGIFPIPEYLNKQVVNLVCQMLQVDPLKRANIEEIKKHDWFQKDLPSYLFPSSIEQDSNVIDTYAVSEVCGKFGVKETEVHNALLSGDPHDQLAIAYHLIIDNKRFADEQAKAEITNFFVAGSPPPVVHSPNERSHDAASALNSGTAGAGVNSSFRPHPERIAPLRDRQFAMSALNSTFSDRPKGTPIKRAKWHLGIRSQSKPNDIMLEVYRAMKALDYEWKIINPYHVRVRRQNHLNGKFSKMSLQLYQVDAKSYLLDFKSLTNDEVEQGDDVIMESLTPPPIMNSGIMPQQPTGHHTMEFFEMCAALIIQLAR
- the LOC129953786 gene encoding trypsin-like, translated to MLRQAIVCTLLGLTVAGVIEPRYNPNDFGGRIVGGEPTTIEKFPYQVSLQKGGSHFCGGSLYSPDIIITAAHCLQSYKPSEIKVRLGSANYKSGGELVSVKRFKYHEGYNSSIMINDVAVIKLSTPVRYTTKIQPIKLAESNPKTGTPAVVSGWGTEKFLVGSIQKILQQVEVNIVSMSDCSSQKYKYGSQVRETMVCAAVEGGGKDACQGDSGGPLAADGKLVGVVSWGNMCARKDYPGVYSSVADLRSWIVKNAVEL